The following proteins are encoded in a genomic region of Gossypium hirsutum isolate 1008001.06 chromosome D05, Gossypium_hirsutum_v2.1, whole genome shotgun sequence:
- the LOC107914122 gene encoding protein LAZ1 homolog 1 has protein sequence MGWRGVFYSSLFLLTLVESSSRSEKILFSSLGAQKAVEFSWPVFSASIFVFVALVLSMYLIFEHLASYNQPEEQKFLIGLILMVPVYALESFLSLLDSGAAFNCEVIRDCYEAFALYCFERYLIACLGGEERTIQFMESQTVITASTPLLEDAYSYGVVEHPFPLNWFLKDWYLGPKFYHAVKIGIVQYMILKMICALLAMILQSFGVYGEGKFEWRYGYPYLAVVLNFSQTWALYCLLQFYAVTKEKLEPIRPLAKFLTFKSIVFLTWWQGVAVAFLFSMGAFKGSLAQELKTRIQDYIICIEMGVAAVVHLYVFPAVPYKRGERCVRNVAVMTDYASLGTPPDPEEVQDCERTTRMRLDRHYEREKRLNFPQSVRDVVLGSGEIIVDDMKYTVSHVVEPVERGIAKINKTFHQISENVKRHEEERRRNSKDDSYLVPLSSWNREFSEARENVVEGSVSDSGLAATGKRTNNIQARNRSAR, from the exons ATGGGATGGAGAGGTGTCTTCtattcttcactttttcttctcaCTCTAGTCGAATCTTCAAGTAGATCAGAGAAAATATTGTTCTCAAGCTTGGGTGCCCAAAAAGCTGTAGAATTCAGCTGGCCAGTCTTCAGTGCTAGCATATTTGTCTTTGTCGCTCTTGTCCTCTCTATGTACCTCATCTTTGAGCATTTAGCTTCTTATAATCAACCAGAG GAGCAGAAGTTTTTAATAGGACTCATTCTTATGGTTCCGGTTTATGCATTGGAATCG TTTTTATCACTGTTGGACTCAGGTGCTGCTTTCAATTGTGAAGTAATTCGGGACTGTTATGAAGCTTTTGCGTTGTACTGCTTTGAGAGATATTTGATAGCTTGTTTAG GTGGGGAGGAGCGTACAATTCAATTTATGGAAAGTCAGACGGTAATCACTGCCAGCACCCCTCTTTTGGAAGATGCATATTCATATGGTGTTGTGGAACATCCTTTTCCATTAAATTGGTTCTTGAAGGATTGGTATCTTGGTCCCAagttctatcatgctgtaaagaTTGGAATTGTTCAGTAT ATGATACTGAAGATGATCTGCGCATTATTGGCAATGATTTTGCAATCCTTTGGAGTTTATGGAGAAGGAAAGTTCGAATGGAGATATGG TTATCCATACTTGGCTGTTGTACTTAATTTCAGTCAGACCTGGGCCCTATATTGTCTTTTACAGTTCTATGCTGTTACTAAAGAGAAGTTGGAACCAATTAGACCTTTGGCTAAGTTTTTGACATTCAAGTCAATTGTATTCCTGACATGGTGGCAAGGTGTAGCCGTTGCATTTCTCTTTTCCATGGGAGCTTTTAAGGGGTCATTGGCTCAGGAACTGAAAACACGAATTCAAGATTATATTATCTGTATTGAG atGGGTGTTGCTGCTGTTGTGCATCTTTATGTCTTCCCTGCGGTACCTTACAAGCGTGGAGAAAGATGTGTCCGAAATGTAGCTGTTATGACTGACTATGCATCTCTGGGAACACCCCCAGATCCCGAGGAGGTCCAAGATTGTGAAAGAACTACTAGGATGCGCTTGGATCGACATTATGAAAGGGAGAAGCGTTTGAACTTTCCCCAGAGTGTTCGTGATGTGGTCTTGGGAAGTGGTGAAATT ATTGTTGATGACATGAAGTATACAGTGTCACATGTTGTTGAACCAGTTGAAAGGGgaattgcaaaaataaataaGACCTTCCATCAGATATCAGAGAATGTGAAACGCCATGAAGAGGAGCGGCGGAGGAACTCTAAGGATGACAGTTACCTTGTCCCATTAAGTTCATGGAATAGGGAATTTTCTGAAGCTCGTGAGAATGTTGTAGAAGGCAGTGTTAGCGACAGCGGTTTGGCAGCCACCGGGAAGAGAACTAATAATATCCAAGCTCGGAACAGAAGTGCTAGATAG
- the LOC107914992 gene encoding glycolipid transfer protein 3 — translation MKRKREMEGKSEIRSAIEELSMLVKAQPAIVGDINLDAAPIPTKPFLHVCTLILQVLDKIGPTMAVLRQDIHQNIQRLENLCESDPTKYLNLIEILKKEESEGNARKGSSCSKALLWLTRSMDFMVALFQKLVKDPGQNMEQAVEESYNITLKPRHGWISSAAFKVALKLVPDNKTFISLLMAKDQNCDNLKEEMQTLITLLVPFLEQIHSVMRLYRLDRLKSS, via the exons ATGAAGAGAAAAAGGGAAATGGAGGGAAAATCGGAGATAAGGTCCGCCATTGAAGAACTGTCCATGTTAGTCAAAGCTCAGCCTGCAATTGTAGGCGATATTAATCTCGATGCCGCTCCTATCCCAACCAAGCCTTTTCTTCATGTCTGTACTTTGATTCTTCAAGTTCTTG acaAGATAGGCCCAACTATGGCTGTCCTTAGACAAGACATTCACCAAAATATCCAG AGATTGGAGAATCTTTGCGAATCTGATCCCACAAAGTATTTAAATTTGATTGAGATATTGAAAAAGGAAGAGAGTGAAGGCAATGCAAGAAAGGGTAGCAGTTGCAGTAAAGCCCTTCTCTGGCTTACCAG GTCAATGGATTTTATGGTAGCTTTGTTTCAAAAACTGGTGAAGGATCCTGGGCAGAACATGGAACAAGCAGTTGAAGAATCCTATAATATTACTTTGAAGCCTAGGCATGGATGGATTTCGTCGGCTGCTTTTAAG GTGGCACTAAAACTGGTACCAGATAACAAAACATTCATTAGTCTCCTCATGGCAAAAGATCAAAATTGCGACAACCTTAAAGAGGAAATGCAGACATTGATTACGTTACTTGTGCCTTTTCTAGAACAGATCCATTCCGTCATG AGGCTTTACCGGTTGGATAGGTTGAAATCTAGCTGA